CTTTGGCGTGTATAACCACCTCATCCTTTGCTGTCGTTGATTTTTCCGCCTTTTCAATATTTTCCTTTACTACTGCCATCTTACCTATAATATAACATACTGGTGATTTGTACAGCAATAGCATCGATAACGAAGATCCAAAGCGAAGCGGTTACCACGGCAGAATTTGCGGCTATGCCCACACTTTCGGTCCCTTTATTGGAATGATAGCCCTTGTAGCATCCCACAAAGCCTATCGCGAAGCCAAAGAATACTGTTTTAACTACAGCTGGTAAAAAGTCTGAAAAATCAAGCGAGCCAATACATTTCTGAAAATACAGGGTGAAGCTTATTTTATCGTTGATGTTAAGGGCCAGGAAACCACCCGCTAAGCCTATTACATCACCAATTACCGATAATAATGGCACCATTAAACTGGTTGCTATAATGCGGGTTACCACCAGGTATTGTATAGGGTTGGCGCCGGATACTTCCATGGCATCTATTTGCTCGGTAACCTTCATGCTGCCCAACTCGGCGCCAATACTGGAGGCTATTTTACCGGCGCAAATAATGGCGGTAATAACAGGGCCCATTTCGCGCACAAACGATACAGCGAGTGTTTTAGGCAGCATACTTGCCGCACCAAGCGAGACCAGCGATGGCCTGAGCTGAAGAATTAGTACAAAGCCCATGATGAAGGAGGT
The genomic region above belongs to Mucilaginibacter sp. KACC 22773 and contains:
- a CDS encoding MlaE family ABC transporter permease; this encodes MAEQVITGWRRWMLNIGEQCVFFGRFFRNIFAGGFEWSEFVRQCYEIGYRSLMLVGITSFIMGFVLILQLRPSLVSLGAASMLPKTLAVSFVREMGPVITAIICAGKIASSIGAELGSMKVTEQIDAMEVSGANPIQYLVVTRIIATSLMVPLLSVIGDVIGLAGGFLALNINDKISFTLYFQKCIGSLDFSDFLPAVVKTVFFGFAIGFVGCYKGYHSNKGTESVGIAANSAVVTASLWIFVIDAIAVQITSMLYYR